The nucleotide sequence TACGGACGAAAAAGATCGTGATGCGGCCAAGGGTGCCGAAACCATGTTGGAAACGGCATCGACCGGTGTCGCGGCAGCCGCCAGCGCGGGATCTAAACGCGGGGCAAAGGCCGCCCGCGCCGCCGACGGAAAGCCGGCCGGTTCCAGCAGCCCGGAAGCAAGCATTCGCGTCGGTGTTCGCGTCCTGGACCGGCTGATGAACCTTGCCGGCGAATTGGTCCTCAGCCGCAACCAACTGTTGCGAGTGTTGGCACAACAGGGGACCGACACCGTTGCCTTGGATTCGATCGCCAGTGGTCTGGATCAGGTGACCACCGAACTGCAAGAAACCATCATGCAGACGCGGATGCAACCGATCGGCAACGTGTTCAACAAATTCCCGCGGGTCGTTCGTGACTTGGCATCGTCGCTGAACAAGTCGATCGACCTGCAGATGGAAGGCACCGAGGTCGAAACCGACAAGACGATTGTCGAAGCCATTGCGGATCCGTTGACTCACCTGGTACGCAATTCCTGTGACCACGGCATCGAAACCCCTCAGGTCCGTGAAGCGGCGGGCAAGCCGTCCACCGGAACCGTGTTGTTGCGGGCCTATCACCAAGCCGGCAAGGTAATGATCGAAATTCGCGATGACGGTGCGGGAATGGACCCGGACGTCTTGCGAAACAAGGCCGTCGAAAAGGGGGTCATTTCTGCGGATGCGGCATCACGAATGAGCGATCGCGATGCGGTGAATTTGATTTTTGCACCGGGCTTTTCCACCGCCGGTCAGGTGACCGACGTCAGCGGTCGCGGCGTCGGTATGGATGTCGTGCGAACGAACATCGAAAACATCGGCGGCAACGTCGAAGTCGAATCCGAACTCGGTCGTGGCAGCGTGATCCGAATCACCTTGCCGCTGACATTGGCCATTGTGCCATCGATGATCGTTTCGTTGGGCGAACGACGTTATGCCCTGCCCCAAACAAATATCGTCGAATTGGTTCAAACCGATGGGAAAGAAAAACGCATTGATCACGTCGGCAACGCGGAGGTCCTGCACCTGCGTGGCGCCCTGATCCCGTTGGTTCGTCTGGCCGACATCTTGTCACTGCCACCCGCGGACGAATCCGAAGAACCGAAATCATCCGTCCAGCAAGATGACCAGATTGTGGTCGTCGAATCGGGACGTGTCCGTTTTGCTTTGGCGGTTGATCGTGTGTTGGACAGCGAAGAAATCGTCGTCAAACCTCTGGGACGCCACCTTGCCAATCTGCCGCTGCTGGCCGGTTCCACCATCCTGGGCGATGGTCGTGTTGCCATGATCCTGGATGCGGCCGGGATCGCTGGATCGGTCCAGTTGTCGCTGGATGCCGAAAGTCAGGATGACCGCGGTGATTCACACACCGATGGTGAATCCCTGATCGACAAGCACCGGATGGTCCTGTTGTCGGTCAGCAAGGACGATCACTTTGCATTGCCGATGGACATCGTCAGCCGCATCGAACGGGTGGCGGTGACCGATATCGACAATCTGGGCAGCCAAATGGTGCTGAAGTACCGCGGCGGAACGTTGCCATTGGTAACGATCGACAGTGTCGTTTCGGTGACCGAGGTCGACCAGACCGACACGGTGCATGTCATTGTCTTCAAGGTGTACGGCCACGAAGCGGGATTGGTCGCGCCCCACTTGAACGACATCTGCGAATGCTCGATCAGCCTGGACAGTGACCGGGGGCGTGAACCGGGGGTGGCCGGGATCACCGTGATCGAAGAACAGTCGACTCGTCTGTTGGATCTGTACGGTCTGACCGAACTGGCACGCCCCGAATGGTTCGAAGGAAACAACGAACTGGATGCCGATCGTCCGGCCGAATTGCTGGTCTGTGAAGACAGCGCGTTCTTCCGAAACTTCTTGGTCCGATTTTTGGAAGACGAAGGCCACAACGTGACCTCTTGCGAGGACGGCGAAGAAGGGTGGGTCGCCCTGAACGAAAACCCACAGAAGTATGACTTGTTGGTCACCGATGTGGAAATGCCCGAACTGGATGGCATCGAACTGACACGTCGAATTCGCGGGTCCGAAAACCTGAGCCACCTGCCCGTCATCGCGTTGACCAGCTTGGCGGATGAAGCATCCACCAAGCGTGGCTTTGAAGCGGGGGTTAGCGACTACCAAGTCAAGATGAACAAGCCCGAATTGAAAAGCAGCATTCAAACCCAACTGTCAAAGGTGTTCGCAAAATGACTGACCAATTAACAACCGATGCAGCGGATAGCGAGTCCAAGATTCAATTGGTCACGTTTCGCGTGAATGACATCCTGCTGGGGATCTCGATCGACTGTGTTCAAGAGATCAATCGTTTGCTGGATGTCACGGCCGTGCCCGGTGCCAGCCGTCTGATTCATGGCGTGGTCAATCTGCGTGGCGAAGTCGTCACCGTGATTGATGCCCATCAGTTGTTCGGCGTTCGGTCACAGACCAACCCCGAGAATCAACGGAACTTGGTTCTGCGGGTCGATGGCGAACAGATCGGCATCCTGGTCGACGAAATCGCCGACATCCTGACGATCCGGCAATGCGATTTGTCGCCACGTCCGTCCAACCTTCGCTCGGTCGACCGACGTTTCATTGATTCGGTCTTCCTGACCAGCGGCAGCATCGTCGTCGTCCTGGACGCGAGCAGTCTGGTCAATGCGATTGACCAATCGGACAAGGCAGAACCGGCTTTGGCCTGAACAACAACACTCTGATCGTCCGGTCATCGACGGGGCGATCTTTCGAATGAAAACAAACTTGCGATGGTCATTCGGCTGACGTTGTCGAACATCGCGTTTTGGAATTTTGCGTCTCCCCACAACGCAGGAACTTCTGATGAAAGTCTTTCGATCGTTCGCCCTTCGCGGGCGTCTAATGTCCGCATTTCTTGTTTGCGGACTGGCACCAATGTTGGCCGTTTCTGTTTGGAACGCGATGTCATCGCGCAGCGGGAACGCACGCCTTGCTGAGCAGGCGAATGACGACCTGCGTGACAAGTTGGAAGCCCAACTGTCAGCGATTCGCGATCTGAAGAAACAAGAGATCGAGGACTACTTTGGCACCATCGAAAACCAAGTGGTGACGATGAGCCAAAGTCCCGCGATCGTCGACGCGATGGTCGAATTCACCGATGCTTTTCATCGCAACGCGGTGGAACGCGACTTGTCCGATGATGACTTGGTGGCGATGCAACGCGATCTGGCCCAGTACTATCAAGTCGACTTTTCGCAAAAGTACCATCTGGAAAACGATCAGCGCGATGCCGATGCAATGGCACGCTTGAATCGTTTGCCGGGCTACGCCCTGGCCATGCAGCACGCCTACATTGGTGCGAACCCACATCCGCTGGGTGAAAAGTCGAATCTGGACAATGCGGAAACGGGCACCGAGTACGATCGTCTGCACGAAAAGTATCACCCCAGCATTCGTGATTTCCTGGAACGATTTGGCTACTACGACATCTTTCTGGTCGATGCCAAGACGGGCAACATCGTCTACAGCGTGTTCAAGGAACTGGACTATGGCACCAGCCTTAGTGATGGCGCGTTCGCCGATACCAATTTTGGACGCGTGTTTCAGCAAACGGTGAAGTTGAATGACACCAGCCAAAGTCTGCTGGTCGATTTCGAGTGTTATTGGCCCAGCTATGAGGCACCCGCCAGCTTTATTGCCAGCCCCATTCGAAACAACGACGAAACGATCGGTGTCTTGATTTTTCAAATGCCGGTCGACCGTATTAACCAGTTGATGGCCCGTGATTCGGGACTGGGCCAAACTTGCGAAACGTTGATGGTGGCGGCGGACGGTCGCCAACGTTGTGATTCGCGGGTTTCACCCCAACAACACAACCTGGTGAATGCTTTTCGCGGCAAACAACAGCCGATCCATACGTCCCTGGTTCAGCGAGCGTTGACCGGCCAAAGTGGCGTGTGTGATACGGCCAACTATCTGGGGACCGACGTCGTCAGTGCTTATGCACCGCTGAAGTTGGGTGGGTTGGACTGGGCGATCATCACCGATGTCGGCCGTGATGAAGCCTATGCATCGATCAACAGCACATTGGCCATGACCAACGACATCCAAAGTGCGGGTGTCTGGAATTCGATTCTGGCATTCGTGTTGGCATCAATCGCAATCGGTGGCTTTTCGGTTTGGTTCACGCGAACCCTGACGGATCCGATGCACGCAACGGTCGAAAGCCTGCAGCAAATTGCCGAAGGCGATGGAGACCTGACCCGCCGATTGGACGAAACCCGCTTTGGCGAATTCGGTGAAATCGCACGCAGCTTCAATCGCTTTGCCGACCGTTTGCACGGCATGATCACATCGCTGGCACAAAACGCCAGCACGCTGAACGATACCAGCGAACACCTGAGCCAATCGGCACGCGATCTGAGTGCCGGCGCGCAGCAAAGCAAGACGCAATCGTCGGCCATGGGAAGCGCCGCGGAAGAACTGTCGATCAACATGCAGGGCATGGCCGATAGCACCGGCGAAATTTCCAGTGGAATCGAAGGCGTTTCCCGAGCGGTCGAAGAAATGCGTCAGACCATTCGCGAGATCGCCAGCAATGCGGAGCAGTCCGCGGATGTGGCCGGTCAAGCCGCCGATGCCGCGCAGCAGTCCAATGAAAAAGTCGGTGGCATGGGAATCGCCGCCCAAGAAATCGGCAAGGTCATTGACGTCATCCAAGACATCGCCGAACAGACCAACCTGTTGGCACTGAATGCGACGATCGAAGCGGCCCGTGCGGGTGAAGCCGGACAAGGGTTCGCGGTCGTTGCCCACGAAGTCAAACAGTTGGCGATGCAAACCGCCACGGCCACCGATGACATTCGTCACCGGAT is from Crateriforma conspicua and encodes:
- a CDS encoding hybrid sensor histidine kinase/response regulator; translated protein: MNDGDLVAEFVEEAREHLGCVEMQLLQIEALGADINDDLVNTVFRSIHSVKGAAGFLGLNQINQVAHRLENVLGRVRDHQLVPDPFNVDVMLKAADRLSTMIEDIDQSNATDNAELCEKLDQLLADAPTETPVEADQHSSPDDVVVQDDAAEIEAEAQADAEVKPASGRRKSTRRKTSTRKKATPRKKTASAAKADQPANESVDADASKADTDEKDRDAAKGAETMLETASTGVAAAASAGSKRGAKAARAADGKPAGSSSPEASIRVGVRVLDRLMNLAGELVLSRNQLLRVLAQQGTDTVALDSIASGLDQVTTELQETIMQTRMQPIGNVFNKFPRVVRDLASSLNKSIDLQMEGTEVETDKTIVEAIADPLTHLVRNSCDHGIETPQVREAAGKPSTGTVLLRAYHQAGKVMIEIRDDGAGMDPDVLRNKAVEKGVISADAASRMSDRDAVNLIFAPGFSTAGQVTDVSGRGVGMDVVRTNIENIGGNVEVESELGRGSVIRITLPLTLAIVPSMIVSLGERRYALPQTNIVELVQTDGKEKRIDHVGNAEVLHLRGALIPLVRLADILSLPPADESEEPKSSVQQDDQIVVVESGRVRFALAVDRVLDSEEIVVKPLGRHLANLPLLAGSTILGDGRVAMILDAAGIAGSVQLSLDAESQDDRGDSHTDGESLIDKHRMVLLSVSKDDHFALPMDIVSRIERVAVTDIDNLGSQMVLKYRGGTLPLVTIDSVVSVTEVDQTDTVHVIVFKVYGHEAGLVAPHLNDICECSISLDSDRGREPGVAGITVIEEQSTRLLDLYGLTELARPEWFEGNNELDADRPAELLVCEDSAFFRNFLVRFLEDEGHNVTSCEDGEEGWVALNENPQKYDLLVTDVEMPELDGIELTRRIRGSENLSHLPVIALTSLADEASTKRGFEAGVSDYQVKMNKPELKSSIQTQLSKVFAK
- a CDS encoding chemotaxis protein CheW; translation: MTDQLTTDAADSESKIQLVTFRVNDILLGISIDCVQEINRLLDVTAVPGASRLIHGVVNLRGEVVTVIDAHQLFGVRSQTNPENQRNLVLRVDGEQIGILVDEIADILTIRQCDLSPRPSNLRSVDRRFIDSVFLTSGSIVVVLDASSLVNAIDQSDKAEPALA
- a CDS encoding methyl-accepting chemotaxis protein, yielding MKVFRSFALRGRLMSAFLVCGLAPMLAVSVWNAMSSRSGNARLAEQANDDLRDKLEAQLSAIRDLKKQEIEDYFGTIENQVVTMSQSPAIVDAMVEFTDAFHRNAVERDLSDDDLVAMQRDLAQYYQVDFSQKYHLENDQRDADAMARLNRLPGYALAMQHAYIGANPHPLGEKSNLDNAETGTEYDRLHEKYHPSIRDFLERFGYYDIFLVDAKTGNIVYSVFKELDYGTSLSDGAFADTNFGRVFQQTVKLNDTSQSLLVDFECYWPSYEAPASFIASPIRNNDETIGVLIFQMPVDRINQLMARDSGLGQTCETLMVAADGRQRCDSRVSPQQHNLVNAFRGKQQPIHTSLVQRALTGQSGVCDTANYLGTDVVSAYAPLKLGGLDWAIITDVGRDEAYASINSTLAMTNDIQSAGVWNSILAFVLASIAIGGFSVWFTRTLTDPMHATVESLQQIAEGDGDLTRRLDETRFGEFGEIARSFNRFADRLHGMITSLAQNASTLNDTSEHLSQSARDLSAGAQQSKTQSSAMGSAAEELSINMQGMADSTGEISSGIEGVSRAVEEMRQTIREIASNAEQSADVAGQAADAAQQSNEKVGGMGIAAQEIGKVIDVIQDIAEQTNLLALNATIEAARAGEAGQGFAVVAHEVKQLAMQTATATDDIRHRIETMQRSTDDAVQSIQAISEVIDRVNQLSRLIASAVEEQSITTEQIAEHIGGTAELASTVARGVAESANASREITENISHVEGVLNDTVTNASANADSGEQLLQLADDMQRLVSQFKLSESSQPKKFAANA